Proteins from one Oscillatoria nigro-viridis PCC 7112 genomic window:
- a CDS encoding M16 family metallopeptidase, whose product MYVSNLPTVNCFFETIWPKGKRRAIALLLTAVLLTWGIFPKIAHARETVPTSYLEKEVSIQPYFDRVIRQVTEFRLDNGMKFIVLEQPRAPVISFLIGADVGGANEPNGKTGIAHYLEHLAFKGTSKIGTKDYTAEKPLLDREDLIFSQIQVAQAAGKTEELAKLKAEFDQLEVEASEYVKENELARIVEQAGGVELNAWTSTDATSYFYSLPSNKLELWMALESERFLDPVFREFYKEKQVIQEERRLAENSPVSQMVEAFAAKAFSVHPYRHPVLGYTKDIENISRQDVKQFFETHYVPSKLTAAVVGDVKASEVKRLAEIYFGRYPARSTPTDLTVVEPAQTEMKEVTLRLQSQPWYLEGYHRPAIDHPDHPVYEVIGNLLSDGRTSRLYKSLVEEQQLALSAYGFSGYPGDKYSNLILFFAMTTPGHSVEEVAAALRKEIERLKTEPVSTEELERVKTQARAGLLRSLNSNMGMAFSLVDYEVKTGSWRNLFKEIDALAAITPADIQRVAQGTFRPENRTVGRLLPSP is encoded by the coding sequence ATGTATGTTTCCAATTTACCGACCGTTAACTGCTTCTTTGAAACAATCTGGCCCAAGGGTAAGAGGCGAGCGATCGCCCTTTTACTCACCGCTGTCTTACTAACCTGGGGAATATTCCCAAAAATCGCCCATGCCCGTGAAACCGTCCCGACCTCCTATCTAGAAAAGGAAGTCAGCATTCAACCCTACTTCGATCGCGTGATCCGGCAGGTGACAGAGTTTCGCCTCGACAACGGCATGAAGTTCATCGTGCTAGAGCAGCCGAGAGCCCCTGTCATTTCCTTTCTGATTGGCGCTGACGTAGGCGGAGCCAACGAACCCAACGGCAAAACAGGGATAGCCCACTACCTAGAACACTTAGCCTTCAAGGGGACATCGAAAATTGGTACGAAAGATTACACAGCCGAAAAACCCCTGCTAGACCGAGAAGATCTAATTTTCAGCCAAATTCAGGTAGCCCAAGCAGCAGGCAAAACAGAAGAACTCGCCAAGCTCAAGGCAGAGTTTGACCAATTGGAAGTCGAAGCCTCCGAGTACGTCAAGGAAAATGAACTGGCCAGAATTGTCGAACAAGCTGGGGGCGTCGAACTCAACGCCTGGACTTCGACGGATGCCACCTCGTACTTCTACAGCCTCCCCTCCAACAAGCTCGAACTGTGGATGGCCTTGGAGTCGGAGCGATTTTTAGACCCAGTATTTCGAGAATTTTATAAAGAAAAGCAGGTGATTCAGGAAGAGCGACGACTGGCGGAGAACTCGCCGGTTAGCCAAATGGTAGAAGCTTTTGCAGCCAAGGCTTTCTCAGTGCATCCCTACCGCCACCCCGTCCTTGGCTACACCAAAGACATCGAAAATATTTCGCGGCAAGATGTGAAGCAATTTTTCGAGACTCACTACGTCCCCAGCAAGCTGACGGCGGCGGTGGTGGGAGATGTGAAAGCTTCGGAAGTGAAACGGCTTGCCGAAATCTACTTCGGCCGCTACCCAGCCAGGTCTACTCCGACCGATTTGACTGTGGTGGAGCCGGCACAAACCGAAATGAAAGAGGTCACGCTGCGGTTGCAGTCCCAGCCTTGGTATCTGGAGGGATACCACCGACCGGCGATCGATCATCCCGATCACCCGGTGTATGAAGTGATCGGCAACTTACTCAGCGACGGCCGCACTTCTCGCCTCTACAAGTCTCTGGTAGAAGAGCAGCAATTGGCCCTGTCGGCCTACGGTTTTAGCGGTTATCCGGGGGACAAGTATTCTAATTTGATCTTGTTCTTTGCGATGACGACTCCGGGACACTCGGTGGAGGAAGTGGCGGCTGCTTTGAGGAAAGAAATCGAGCGGTTGAAAACGGAGCCGGTGTCTACCGAGGAGTTGGAGCGCGTGAAAACTCAGGCGAGGGCGGGTTTGTTGCGATCGCTCAATTCTAATATGGGCATGGCGTTTTCGCTGGTGGATTATGAGGTGAAAACGGGTTCTTGGCGCAATTTATTTAAAGAGATTGACGCGCTCGCAGCGATTACTCCGGCTGACATTCAGCGAGTGGCTCAAGGGACTTTCCGCCCTGAAAATCGCACAGTTGGGCGGTTGCTGCCTAGTCCTTAA